Proteins found in one Zea mays cultivar B73 chromosome 1, Zm-B73-REFERENCE-NAM-5.0, whole genome shotgun sequence genomic segment:
- the LOC100277752 gene encoding uncharacterized protein LOC100277752: MVSTLQSTAALRPEATTSKRAPWLSLVGSAVASSTTTTGSAPNGKKRKRDGSDEDDCGEVVDGIELNFDAAPLPPEWQRCLDIKSGQIHYYNTRTQKRTWKDPRGEPEYRAAAEEEEEEDSANCAPPGLDLELNLTFEPRRAVAHEKKRPKPPAANKATHDRRRQPAEEAEDSSSGSSREMVAGVCMRCHMLVMMCRASPACPNCKFLHAPSRPVAPEPEPEPPVPLLKLGLQLLCCRD, from the exons ATGGTGTCGACGCTGCAGTCCACGGCGGCGCTCCGGCCGGAGGCCACCACCAGCAAGCGCGCGCCGTGGCTCTCCCTCGTCGGCAGCGCCGtcgcctcctccaccaccaccacgggTTCCGCGCCCAACGGCAAGAAGCGGAAGCGGGACGGCAGCGACGAAGACGACTGCGGCGAGGTCGTGGACGGGATCGAGCTCAATTTCGACGCCGCGCCGCTGCCCCCCGAGTGGCAACGCTGCCTCGACATCAAG TCGGGGCAGATCCACTACTACAACACGAGGACGCAGAAGCGGACGTGGAAGGACCCCAGGGGGGAGCCGGAGTACCGCGCCGCcgccgaggaggaggaggaggaggactccGCGAATTGCGCGCCGCCAGGGCTGGACCTGGAGCTGAACCTCACGTTCGAGCCGCGCCGGGCTGTGGCCCACGAGAAGAAGAGGCCCAAACCCCCCGCGGCTAATAAGGCGACACATGACCGTCGTCGTCAGCCCGCGGAGGAGGCCGAGgacagcagcagcggcagcagcagggagATGGTGGCCGGCGTGTGCATGCGCTGCCACATGCTGGTGATGATGTGCCGCGCCAGCCCGGCGTGTCCCAACTGCAAGTTCCTGCACGCGCCGAGCCGCCCCGTCGCcccggagccggagccggagccgcCGGTGCCACTGCTCAAGCTCGGCCTCCAGCTGCTCTGCTGCCGGGACTAG